The genomic segment CAATATGGCTGCTGCGTGATGGGGTATCATACCCTTTGCAAACTGCTTGTCCCCGACATTGATTTGTTCCCTGATACCAAACCATGAAAAGATGCCAACAGCAACCGAGATGATGGCTATCGCCCAATTCATCTTCCTGTTGGGGTACATTACTTTCATTATCGCTAATTCGATAAGCAGCATTGCCGAGGTCATCAGCAGGGTCATGTACAAATTGTTGATATTGGGTATCAGGTTCTGCCACCCGTCAATCATGGCGTACATGATAAAATACATCACTGCGAACATTGCGACAGCCATCACCGCAAAGCGTTTGTACATGGCCGAAGCATGTTTTGTATTGTGCGTGCCATGCTCCGAGGAATGACCCGCATGGTGACTGTTTTGCATATTTTCCATAACCCGAAATTTATTTGCTGTTAATTGTTTTTTCCACCTTACCGCAGGTCAGCATTTTAGAACCGTAGTAAGGGTTTTTGATTTCCTTGTTTTCGCTGAACCAAACAGCACCCTTACCGTCATTGAACATCGGGCAATGGTCCTGATACAATGTTTGCGATGTACCGAACAAATCAATCAGGTCTTTCAAATCTTCGCCAAGCGAGGCCAAATGTTCCCGCTGGTGGTGAATGTTGCCGACATTTTCCCCGATATGTTCTGCGTGTTCTTTAGCATCGTCCGCTATGTCCATGTACTTTTTGTGCTTATCAGCAGGAACGGCTTTCATGTCCACTTTATTCAGGGTAGCTAACAGCTTTTTCCCTGAACTGGCGGCAGCTTTGTCATCGTCCGAAACAAGGGCGTTCTTTAAGGACAGATAATCGGTAACTATGGGCGCAATAGAAAAGTTTTTTGCTTCTTCTTTTCCTGTTG from the Sphingobacterium thalpophilum genome contains:
- a CDS encoding DUF305 domain-containing protein; the protein is MENMQNSHHAGHSSEHGTHNTKHASAMYKRFAVMAVAMFAVMYFIMYAMIDGWQNLIPNINNLYMTLLMTSAMLLIELAIMKVMYPNRKMNWAIAIISVAVGIFSWFGIREQINVGDKQFAKGMIPHHAAAILMSEKAHLTDPELIELQKNILKTQAEEIELMKRKLKEFEESK
- a CDS encoding DUF3347 domain-containing protein, which gives rise to MKNLTLSIIAVIIAFVTVSCNQASNKNEQSSSDTAVVSQEQSASQPKEDDTVAAHVVSETPSGQEAKATGKEEAKNFSIAPIVTDYLSLKNALVSDDDKAAASSGKKLLATLNKVDMKAVPADKHKKYMDIADDAKEHAEHIGENVGNIHHQREHLASLGEDLKDLIDLFGTSQTLYQDHCPMFNDGKGAVWFSENKEIKNPYYGSKMLTCGKVEKTINSK